A window of Haloarcula marismortui ATCC 43049 genomic DNA:
ATCGCTGTTCGAGCGTGGCGTTGCGCTCCTGCAGTCGTTCGAGTCGGCGCTCAAGTGAGCCGGTTCGGTCCGTGACCAGTTCGGCTCGTTCGGTTCCGTTGGACTGGTTGTATGCCGACCGCCACATCCCGTTTTCCACCGTGTCGTTCGCGGCGGCGGAGTTCGACTGCAAGAACGCAGTGAGTTGCGCTCCCATCCCGCTGGCAGAGTTGTTCTGCGTGGCCACTGTCTCCGTCGCGGTCTCCTGTGCTGTCACGGCCGGGAGGCCGACAGCGACAGTCCCGACGATGACCAGCACGGTGAGGAGCGTGGCCTGGCGTGGGCTCATTCCTATCCCTGCCTCTGTCCTCCCTCATCAAAAAGAAACGCCTTCGTTCGCGTCGTTCATCGACGCTTGAAACCTCCTCAAATAGTCCAAGAGTGTTTAAGCTGTCTTTTTACTCGGCACTTGCATCGGCAGCAGCCGCCAGACGATTCCCACCGATAGCACCGAGAGTGCGACAGTCGCGAGCGGTAACACCACCCCTGGGTCGTATCGCAACGGCGGATGGTAGCCGAAGCCGTAATCGAGGACGTCGTTAGCGAGTGCCAGCACCAGCGCAGTCACGAGCGCGCCCTTCGTCGTTCGGGCGTAGTGTGGGACTAACAGTCCCTCGGCGACGAAGCCGAGGTGGGTAATGATGATGCCGAAATACGCCCACGGAGCCGGGAAGTAGGCGTCGAAGCCGATGTTTAACGCCACGACAGTCCACAGCCCCATCTTGACCAGCCAGACCAGCGCAATCGTGTGGAGGTACGCGAGCGGCACCGTCAGCGGAACCTCGTCGAGCGACTTGCCGAGGAACGGCAGAAGGGTAGCTACCGAGAGTGTCATGAGGAATAGCGCAGCCGGCGAGTCGGCGTACAACGGCCAGAGAAACGTCGACACTTCGGGCATTGTTTCGACGTAGAACCGGACGCCAACGAGCATCGCGACAGCGTTGACAACCAGCAGCCACACGAGACTCGGCGTCTGTTCCAGATAGTACCGCGCGTACCGACGTGGCAACGGCCCCCGCTGCTCGCTCATAGGTCGACTCGGGGCCGGCCGTGGCAAAGCCCTGTCGGACGGGAGTCGGCATCGGGTCACCGGCCCCCCGAATCCGCGCTGTTTGCACGACGGCAAAAGGTTGCCGGCGAACACTTATGTATGTGAGTGTCACACATACACTTGCACCGATGTTCGAACAGTTTTCGCGGGGATACTACCTCGGCCGCCTCTACGTCGAACCGAGAGACGACGCGGCGGCCGCGATGTGTCGCGAGCAGCACGAACGAGTGAACGAACAGTTGTACGCCTCCGGAGACGGGGTTGAGCGCACAGACTATCCGCTGGTAATGAAACTCGGCTCCCAGCATTTCGCCGTCCACGGGGACGAACAGGTCCCGGCGGACACACTCGTCGTTCCCGAACCGATGCTCGAAGACGCCAACGTCCGGAACCCGCCCAGCCTCGAAGAAGTGTTTCTGGCGAAAGCGGACCACGCCGCACAACTGCTCTCTATCTCCGAGGGGACGCCGACACTGCCCGACACCGCTGTCTGAGGGGGCACAACTCCGTTTTACTGTCTTTTCTCCGTCCACCGAGTGGGCGAAATACTTGAAACGCGTGATAAGTAGGTTATACGCTTAAGCTACAGACCAATGCGGTTCAGGGGCTTCTAGTTCCCTGTATGTCACAGCGAAGTCACACCGACAACTGGGACAGCGCTACAGAATCCAAATTCTACCTCCCCGCCGGGGTTACCCCGTCGTCCGAAGCCAGTTGGTCCGAGCGGCTCTGGGCCATGCTATTCAATCATCGCGTCTGAGCCGGCGACATCACTGCACGGGAACCCCTTGCCCAGCGGGCGAGTCCCTCTCTCAAGCCGACCTGCACAGACGGGAAATAAAATCCGCATTGCCTCCGTACTCAGAACTCACGACCAACCGACTCAGTTAAGCCACCGCACGACCACCTTCACCCAGTAACGAGAATTTGAGACAAAGCCGCCACAGACATCTCGAACGAACACTGTAATTGCACGTTTTGCCACACTCACACCACTACCCTACAACTAATGACCGATATCAAGGCGGTCGTCCGGGTCGAGCACCCTGACATCGTGCTTACAGAGACCGTGACCCACGCCCCAGATTCGAACGTCAGGTCCGTGTCAGAGGCGGGTACGGACCCGACGTCGGGCAGGTTCTTTTACCATATCGAATCGCCTGATTTCCAGCAGTTCGAGGCCGGGTTACAGAACGACAGCACTATCGGCGAATTCGAGCGCGTCATCGAAACCAGAGACAACGAGGCCATCTACAGCTTTGAGTACACTGACGAGGCGAAGATTCTCTCTCCCGTAATCTCATCCGCGAATGGGGTTATCCTCGACATGGAAAACGACGGGAGCGCATGGATACTGACGATATGGATGCCAGAGCGAACGGCTCTCGCTCATCTCTGGGACTATGCTCAAGAGAACGACATCGACATCGACCTGCTGCGCGTGAACGAATACGCCAGCCTGGGCAACACGGATGCGGGGTTGACTGATAGCCAGCGGGAAGCACTCCTTGTCGCACTCGAAACGGGATATTTCGAAGAACCACGGAACGCGACTCTCAGCGACGTTGCCGCCGACCTAGACATCTCTCAGCCTGCGGCCAGCGGTCTCCTTCGACGTGGCATCAAGCGGCTCATCATCTCCTCGCTGAGAGATGACGACGGACCGCCGAACTGAGCGGGAGCGTTCCGATGCAGCGACGGTTCGGGAAGTCACTTTTAAGCCCGTCCCCGTCTGCCATCCAGTCGATGCTTGACCGGTTGCTGGGACGGGCGTCGCTGAAGGAGCGAGTAGCCGAACTTGAGGAGGCAAATCACCACCTCGAACGACAGCTCGACGCCGAGAAGGAGCGCCGCGCCGACGCAGCGACCGAGCGCCAGCGGGCCGAGGCCGAGGTCAATCGGCTGGAGGACCGCGTCGCCGAACTTCAGGACCGAGTCGAACGCCTGCAAGACGAGGAGGGAGAATCGACGTTCCGAGCCGAGGAAACGCTCAGTCGGGCGCGACTGAGTGAAGTCCTCGACCGGCTGGAATCCGTCGAGACAGAACCAGAGGGGGTCTTTACCGCCTACGTCGATGCGGAGCGCTCCCTGCCGGGTCCAGTCCGGGACGCCTTCGGTGACCGCGCGTCGCTGGTCGCCAGCGCCGCACCGTGTCTCGCAGTCACCGACGACGCCGGCCTCCTGTCGGCGTGTCTGTCCGTCCCTGCGCCGCCGTCGCCGTTCACCGGGTGGGCCGACACGGTCCAGCTGGAGCGGTCGTGGTTCGAACCGACCGACGAGCACGTCGTCGCGCTGGTTCGCTCGGACCTGTTCGCCATGGGCGAGTACGACGGCCGGGAGCAAACTGCGTTCCACGGGTTCGACTCGGAGCTAAAGAGCCAGCACTCCAAGGGCGGCTTCTCACAGAGCCGGTTCGAGCGGCTCCGGGACCAGCAGATCGACTCCCATCTTGACCGCTGCCGGGCCGCTATCGAGGAGGTGTCCCCCGACCGGCTGTACGTCGTCGGCGAGGGGTCGGTTATCCACGAGTTCGAGGACCTCTCGACGGCGATGAAACCGGTCGACGCGACTGGGGAGCCCGACGCGGCACTTGACGATGCCGTCCGGTCACTGTGGACCGTTCGGTTGCGCGTGCCGTAGTTTGGGCCCTGTTCATTCCGGCACCCTCGGTGCCGGTTCCGTAGCTTTTTCGCGGGGCGGTGATTCTGTCCGGCCATGGCCGTAGCCATCTTAACACACGACGCCTTCCCCGACCGAGCCAAAACGGCCGTCGGGCTGTTGCGGTACGGTGACCGAACGGTACGCGCGCTTATCGACCGCGAGCGGGCCGGCCAGCGCGTCCACGACTCGCTGCCGGACGTACAGGACGCGCCAGTCGTCGCATCGATGGCCGACGCACCCGAGGTGGACGCGCTCGTCATCGGCATCTCGCCTATCGGCGGTGAGTTCGACGAGTCCTGGCGTGAGGATGTCCGCACGGCGCTCGAACGCGGCTGTGACGTGTATTCTGGACTGCACGACTTCTTGGCTGACGACGATGAGTTCGCCCGCCTCGCCGCGGAACACGGCGCTGAACTGCACGACCTGCGCAAGCCGCCCGAAGACCTGACCGTGGCAGCGGGGACCGCCGGCGACGTGGACGCGACAGTCGTCACGACCGTCGGGACCGACTGCTCGACGGGGAAGATGACCGCATCGTTCGAAATTCGCGACGCGGCGCGGGAACGCGGCCTTGACGCCGCTGTCGTCCCGACCGGCCAGACCGGCATCGCCATCTCCGACCGGGGTATCGTCATCGACCGCGTCATTGCCGACTACGCTGCCGGCGCGGTGGAACGGTTGGTCGAAGAAGCGCAGGCGGCAGACCTCCTCGTCGTCGAAGGACAGGGCGCGCTGGCCCATCCGGCCTACTCGGGTGTGACGACGAGTATCCTCCACGGGTCGGTCCCGGATGCGCTCGTCATGTGTCACGAGGCTGGCCGGGAGGCCATCCACGGCTACGAGTCGTTCGATATTCCGCCCCTCCCCGAGTACGTCGATATCTACGAGCGTCTGGCCGCCCCAATCTCTGATGCGTCCGTCGTCGCGGGCATGTTGAACACGCGCCACCTCGACGACGATGCGGCCGCGGATGCTGTTGCGGGCTACAGCGCCGCTCTGGATGCACCGGCGACTGACCCGGTCCGCCACGGCGTCCCCGACGAGGTACTGGACGCTATCCTATGAACTGGACCGTCGACCGCCACGACCTGCCGCTGTCGAACCCATTCGGCATCTCGCGGGAGACCAGTGAGACCAGCGAGACCGCCACAGTCGAACTCACCCACGAGGGAACCACCGGCATTGGAGCCGTCACGCCGTCGGCCTACTACGACGAGAGCGCCCAGTCGGTGGCTCAAACGCTGCCGTTGCTCTGTGAGACCGTCGACGGCATCGGTGACCCACACGCCCAGCAACGCATTGAGCGGGACCTCGCCGAGCAAGCGCCGGACCAGCCAGCCGCTCGGATGGCACTCTCTATCGCCGTCCACGACCTCGCCGCTCGGCAGTTAGACCTGCCGCTGTACCGCCAGTGGGGCCTCGACCCCGACGCCGTCCCGCCAACGACCTACACGGTCGGCATCGCCTCGCCCGAGCGGATGGCCGAGAAAGCCGGGAAGGCGGCCGACAGCGGCTTCGGCCATCTGAAGGTCAAACTCGGGACTGGGGACGACCGGGCGCGGCTGGACGCGGTCCGGGACGCGGCCCCCGATGCCGAACTACGTGTCGACGCCAACGCCGCCTGGACTGCACAGGAGGCTATCGACAATGCGGACTGGCTTGCCGACGCTGGCGTCACGATGCTGGAACAGCCGGTCGAGGCCCACGATATCGACGGCCTCCGCCGCGTGACCGACGCGACCGAAATCCCCGTCGCCGCCGACGAGTCCTGCGTGACTGCGTCGGACGTGCCGCGGGTCGCTGACGCCTGTGATATTGTCAACGCCAAACTCGTCAAATGCGGCGGCCTCCGGCCCGCAACCCGACTGCTCAACGCCGCCGACGCCCACGGCCTCGACCTGATGCTCGGGTGTATGGTCGAGTCCAACGCCAGTATCGCCGCGGCGGTCCACCTCGCACCGCTTGTCGACTACGTCGACCTCGATGGTGCGCTCTTGCTGGCGGCAGACCCGTACGACGGCGTGTCGCTCGACGGCGACGTGTTCGACCTCACTGCAGTATCGGCCGGCACCGGGGTCCGGCGGATGCGAGATGCGTAGCTGCGAAGTCGCACAATAAAAAATCAGGTTCGGCCGACGACCGCTTACGCCGACTCGGCGGCGTCCAGCAGTTCGTCGTAGTCCGGCTCGTTGGTCGGGTCATCGGCGACCCAGCTGTAGGCGACTTCGCCGTCGTCGTCGACGACGAACACGGCGCGGTTTGCGACGCCGAGCAGCCCGAGGTCTTCGATGTCAATTTCGAGACCGTAGTCCTGAATCGCCGACCGGCCCATGTCGCTGAGCAGGTCGAACTCCAGCCCGTGCTCATCACGGAAGGAGTTCAGCGAGAACGCCGAGTCGGCGCTGAGGCCGAGGACCGTCGCGCCGGCGTCGTGGAAGTCACCGAGGTGCTCCTGCAGGGCGACCATCTCGTTGGAGCACGGCGGTGTGAACGCGCCCGGGAAGAAAGCCAGCACGACCGGCCCGTCGCCCAGGTGGTCGCTCAGTTCGAAGTCCTCTACCTCACCGTTCGCGATTGTCGCCGAGATGTCCGGCGCTGTGTCGCCTGTGGATACCATCACCCGAATATAACGGCGTCATCCGAATAAATACCCGCCATCCGGCAGGGGACTCCCGGACTCCGCTCTACCAAGTGCCGGCCGCTCACAGCCACTCCTCGAAGGAATGGTACTCACGACTTGCCGCAATGTAGTCCCGCTGCATTGACTGGATGGCTGTTGAGAGGTCGTCGCCGTCATCAAGATACTCACGGACGCGAGCGATCTTCCAGTCGCTTGGGGTCATGCCGGCATCGTAGCGGGCCTCGATAGGGCCGAGGTACTCGTCGATGCGGGCCTCCGAGATGTCCTGTTCGGCCAACCCCAGACGAGCGTACTCAAAAACCTCGTCGTAGATGGCGTCGTGGTCGGCCGTTCGCTCGCCCTGCGCCGTCACCCACGAGAGGTCGGCCTCTAGACCATCGTCCGCAGCGTTGTAGAAACTCCGCCGGGCCTCCTGCCAGGGCAGTTCCGCAACAGGGTGGTCGGCGACGACAAGGCCGCGGATGAGGCCGACCGTCAGCGCCTGTAGCCCGATCATGTCCTTGGCGTGGGGCTGGGTCGGGAGCGGGCGATACTCGATGCGGAGCGACTTTTCAGTGCTTGCCCCGTCGACGGGGGCTCCGCCGACGACACAGCGGAGCCAGCGCCAGTAGGTCCCACGCTTGTGGTCGAACTCCCAGAAATCGTCTTCGAATTCTGTCCGGTCGTCATCGTGCAGGAATTCCCGCAGGAACGGCGCGAACAGGTCGTCGTCGACGACGCGACCGACGACATCCGTCGTGTCGTCGAGGTCTTGCGGGACTCGGACCTTTGGGTTCTCACTGGTGTTGACCGACTGTTCGAAGGCCGCGATACGGAGTTCGTGATGGGTGGTCTCACAGAGCCACTCGCCGTCGGTGTCACCGTACATCTCGGCGGGGAGGAACGGCGAGTTCACCGATAGCGCGAGCAGTGGCCCGAGCGTCCGTATCGCGGCGTTGTAGTACTCGGGGAACGCCGCGGCGTCCGGAATCTGGAGGTGTGGCTGGATCGAGGTGGCCAGCGACTCGAACAGAATCGTCGGGAACGACCCGCTGTATCCCGGCACGTCGAAGTCGATGCTGCCGCCAGCGTGGTCCAGCGCTTCGTTGTCTAGTGCCACGTATCTGGGAGCCTGCCGCATGTTGTCCGCGAGGACGACCCCGTCGTTCATCTCGTGTGCCGAGAGATACTCTTTGCTGCCTTCCTCGGGCGGAATGGTCCACATCGCGTCAAGGACGAGTTCGCAGTTGTGCTTGCTCGCCTGCTGGCGGGCCTGTTTCGTCTGCATCTCTACTGCCGTCGTCTGGACCTCCATTCCGGTCTGGTCGAAGCTGTTCGGTTTGGTGTTGACTTCGGCGTTGTGCAGACCCAGTTCCTTGTTGGCCTCGCCCTCGAACACCACGTCGGGCAGGCGGGTCAGTTGCCCTTCCCAGTCTTCGGGGTCCATGTACGGCTCGTCGTCTTCTTCCTCGACCGACGACTCAACGGCCGACTCGGCCTCGTTTTCGGGTGTCTCAGGTTCGTCGTCGGCCAGCGGGCTGTCCGGGTCGATGTCGAGCGACGGCCCCTCCCCGGGACCAAACGCGTCGTCGGACTCGTCAGCGGCGTCGCCGGTGTCTTGATCCAGTGACTCATCTCCAGCGGGTTCCAGCGGATCGCCCTCGTCTGGCTCCAGCGACGCCCCGCCGCCGTTTGGCTCCAGTGATGCGCCACCGCCGTTTTCGGGCTCTGCCGGCGCGTCGAGCGACCCGCTCCAGGCAGCCTCGCTCGATCCGCTCAGGTCGTCGTCGAGGTCCTCTTCGGTGGCTTCCTCGCTGTCTTCCGCATCGTCCGGTTCGGGCGGGTCCGGCTCGGCGTTGATGGCGTACAGCTCGATTTCCAGACCGACGGAGAACGCTTCGTTGTCGAATTCCCCGGCCTCGATGGCTCTTCGGAGCTGCATCGCCTGTTCGTCGACCCGCTCAGTGAACGCCGCGGCAGTCTCGTCAGCGAGCGACCGGGTCACCAGGTCGACGATATCGTCCATGCACGGTACTGTGTGTGTTCTTCCATTATAAGTGACCCGTCGTGTCCGGCGTGACGTTACTCGAAGAGGTCCTCGTGGCGAGCCGCGAGGTTGGCGTAATCGCCGGAGCTGAACGCTTCGAACACTTCGTTGGGGTCGATCGTGGTCTCGGACAGCGGCGTCACTGTGGCCGGGCTCCCGCGGACAAAGGACTCCGCGGGCACCTCGTAGCCTGGTGGAACAACCGTCCCCATCGCGACGATAGAGCCCTCGCCGATGGTGGCGTCGCTGACCGTCGAATTGAACCCAACGAGCGCCCCGTCGCGTACATGGGCGTCGTTGAGGACGGCTCCGTGGCCGACCATCACCTTCTCGCCGACGGTCGAGGCGTGGACGATGGCCCCGTCACCGATCGCCGATTCGCGGCCCACCTCGACGGGGGCCACGTCGCCGCGCAACACGACACCGGGCCAGACGTTCGCGTTCGGGCCGATGGTGACATCACCCACCAGTGTCGCCTCGCGGCTGACGTGGGCGTATCCGTGGATATCTGGCGTGGCTCCTTCGAAGGCGTACTCTCGGCTGTCCATACTGCCACCATCGTGTCGGCGGCTCGAAAAGATACCGGTCAGAACGGGGTGCTACCGGTAGTATAGCTGCTATCGAGCACGTCCGTCCCGCAACCGCCAGCGACACCTGGGCTATTCGATGTGGACGACGAGAACGGGGACGGGCGCGCTCTGGACGACCCGTTCGGTGACACTCCCGAGATTGGCGACCCGGTCTCGTCCGGTTCGGCCGTGGGTCCCCATCACGATGACATCAATGTCTTCCTCCTCGGCGTAGTCGGTGATTGTCTTGTGGGGAATCCCTTCTGCCATGGTCGTGACGACTTCGACGCCGGCTTCCTCGCCGCCGACCACGATGTCGTCAAGCGCGACATCTCCCTCTTCCTCCAGCGACTGACGCACCTCGTCTTGATTGGCCTTGTCGGCCGCGACGTAGAGTCGCCTGTCCACGACGTACAGTCCATGGAGAGTCGCGTCGTTGTCACGCGCGATCGAGGTGGCGTGTGCGAGCGTCTCTGTCGTTCCCGAACTGCCGTCTGTGGCCACGAGCACCGAATCGTACATATCCGGCTTCTCATGCGAACCGTGCCCACATAGTACTCCCTATCACGCTGACACGGCCCGTGGCTGTCCAACCGACGGTGTAACCGTCGATTCAGTTTCCGTCGTTCAGTGTATAACTGTTCTAACCATTATTTGTCAACAGGAATACTTTTGCCAGTCCCTGCGCATTAATTTCTATACGATGCAGGGGAGCACGCAGCCAGATGATACACGGGCAGAACTGTACGTTCGTTCACTGCTGCCCGACGGGCACACGCAGCAACAGGCTGCGGTTATCGACCGAATTAAGGGGTTGTCGGACACTGATGTTTTGTCGGACTTTAGCGTTCAGGTCATTGGTCGGCAGATACCGTCCACACCAGCGGAGGCACGGACCGAACTGGGACTCTTCGCACTCAACCGGGTGAGCGTCTTTCAGGAATGGGCAAAACGCAACAAATGTTCACTCGAACCTGCGTTTCAGGTCCGGTCGGTTGACTCTGAGATGTCGGGGGAGCAGTACCGGGCGATCGTGTTCCCGGTCCAACTATTAGCCGAGTACACCGGGTCGGAACTCAGGTGCGTGACGCCGCATACGGCCGACGGGGAGACTGTCACTGTCATGGACCGGCTTACCATGCTTGAAGGCGAGGAAGAACTGGCGCTCTCATCGTTGGAGCGGGCAAGCGCAGCACGGCCACCGGCCCAGTCTGACCTGCCGGCGGCCGACACTGTCGATGAGGATTCGGACCCGCCGTTGCCAGAGTAACACCAGCGTCGCCCGCGTCTCAATACACTTATCCCCGGCCGCCGTCGTATCCTCGGATATGAGTACGGTCACGGTCACGCTGCCCGACGGGACCCCACTAGAGGTCGAACGCGGCAGCACGGTCGAGGATGTCGCCTACGAAATCGGGCCAGGGCTGGGTGACGACACGGTCGCCGGCGTTGTCGACGGCGAACTTGTCGACAAACACGCGCCGTTGACAGCGGACGTCGAACTCGAAATCGTCACCGAGAGCAGTGACGAGTATCTCGATGTGCTTCGTCACTCCGCTGCCCACGTCTTCGCACAGGCCCTGCAGCGCCTCTACTCCGACGCGAAGCTCACAATCGGGCCGTGGACCGACAACGGGTTCTACTACGACATCACCGGCGTCGACATCGACGAGGACGACCTCGAAGCCATCGA
This region includes:
- a CDS encoding DUF1405 domain-containing protein, producing MSEQRGPLPRRYARYYLEQTPSLVWLLVVNAVAMLVGVRFYVETMPEVSTFLWPLYADSPAALFLMTLSVATLLPFLGKSLDEVPLTVPLAYLHTIALVWLVKMGLWTVVALNIGFDAYFPAPWAYFGIIITHLGFVAEGLLVPHYARTTKGALVTALVLALANDVLDYGFGYHPPLRYDPGVVLPLATVALSVLSVGIVWRLLPMQVPSKKTA
- a CDS encoding DUF5802 family protein, with amino-acid sequence MFEQFSRGYYLGRLYVEPRDDAAAAMCREQHERVNEQLYASGDGVERTDYPLVMKLGSQHFAVHGDEQVPADTLVVPEPMLEDANVRNPPSLEEVFLAKADHAAQLLSISEGTPTLPDTAV
- a CDS encoding helix-turn-helix domain-containing protein, translated to MTDIKAVVRVEHPDIVLTETVTHAPDSNVRSVSEAGTDPTSGRFFYHIESPDFQQFEAGLQNDSTIGEFERVIETRDNEAIYSFEYTDEAKILSPVISSANGVILDMENDGSAWILTIWMPERTALAHLWDYAQENDIDIDLLRVNEYASLGNTDAGLTDSQREALLVALETGYFEEPRNATLSDVAADLDISQPAASGLLRRGIKRLIISSLRDDDGPPN
- a CDS encoding Vms1/Ankzf1 family peptidyl-tRNA hydrolase, giving the protein MLDRLLGRASLKERVAELEEANHHLERQLDAEKERRADAATERQRAEAEVNRLEDRVAELQDRVERLQDEEGESTFRAEETLSRARLSEVLDRLESVETEPEGVFTAYVDAERSLPGPVRDAFGDRASLVASAAPCLAVTDDAGLLSACLSVPAPPSPFTGWADTVQLERSWFEPTDEHVVALVRSDLFAMGEYDGREQTAFHGFDSELKSQHSKGGFSQSRFERLRDQQIDSHLDRCRAAIEEVSPDRLYVVGEGSVIHEFEDLSTAMKPVDATGEPDAALDDAVRSLWTVRLRVP
- a CDS encoding DUF1611 domain-containing protein; protein product: MAVAILTHDAFPDRAKTAVGLLRYGDRTVRALIDRERAGQRVHDSLPDVQDAPVVASMADAPEVDALVIGISPIGGEFDESWREDVRTALERGCDVYSGLHDFLADDDEFARLAAEHGAELHDLRKPPEDLTVAAGTAGDVDATVVTTVGTDCSTGKMTASFEIRDAARERGLDAAVVPTGQTGIAISDRGIVIDRVIADYAAGAVERLVEEAQAADLLVVEGQGALAHPAYSGVTTSILHGSVPDALVMCHEAGREAIHGYESFDIPPLPEYVDIYERLAAPISDASVVAGMLNTRHLDDDAAADAVAGYSAALDAPATDPVRHGVPDEVLDAIL
- a CDS encoding dipeptide epimerase produces the protein MNWTVDRHDLPLSNPFGISRETSETSETATVELTHEGTTGIGAVTPSAYYDESAQSVAQTLPLLCETVDGIGDPHAQQRIERDLAEQAPDQPAARMALSIAVHDLAARQLDLPLYRQWGLDPDAVPPTTYTVGIASPERMAEKAGKAADSGFGHLKVKLGTGDDRARLDAVRDAAPDAELRVDANAAWTAQEAIDNADWLADAGVTMLEQPVEAHDIDGLRRVTDATEIPVAADESCVTASDVPRVADACDIVNAKLVKCGGLRPATRLLNAADAHGLDLMLGCMVESNASIAAAVHLAPLVDYVDLDGALLLAADPYDGVSLDGDVFDLTAVSAGTGVRRMRDA
- a CDS encoding peroxiredoxin, encoding MVSTGDTAPDISATIANGEVEDFELSDHLGDGPVVLAFFPGAFTPPCSNEMVALQEHLGDFHDAGATVLGLSADSAFSLNSFRDEHGLEFDLLSDMGRSAIQDYGLEIDIEDLGLLGVANRAVFVVDDDGEVAYSWVADDPTNEPDYDELLDAAESA
- a CDS encoding gamma carbonic anhydrase family protein translates to MDSREYAFEGATPDIHGYAHVSREATLVGDVTIGPNANVWPGVVLRGDVAPVEVGRESAIGDGAIVHASTVGEKVMVGHGAVLNDAHVRDGALVGFNSTVSDATIGEGSIVAMGTVVPPGYEVPAESFVRGSPATVTPLSETTIDPNEVFEAFSSGDYANLAARHEDLFE
- a CDS encoding universal stress protein; this encodes MYDSVLVATDGSSGTTETLAHATSIARDNDATLHGLYVVDRRLYVAADKANQDEVRQSLEEEGDVALDDIVVGGEEAGVEVVTTMAEGIPHKTITDYAEEEDIDVIVMGTHGRTGRDRVANLGSVTERVVQSAPVPVLVVHIE
- a CDS encoding HTH domain-containing protein, which produces MQGSTQPDDTRAELYVRSLLPDGHTQQQAAVIDRIKGLSDTDVLSDFSVQVIGRQIPSTPAEARTELGLFALNRVSVFQEWAKRNKCSLEPAFQVRSVDSEMSGEQYRAIVFPVQLLAEYTGSELRCVTPHTADGETVTVMDRLTMLEGEEELALSSLERASAARPPAQSDLPAADTVDEDSDPPLPE